One Kiritimatiellia bacterium genomic region harbors:
- the lspA gene encoding signal peptidase II, with translation MLPLLIAIAVAATDQWTKALVRATFALGESRPVIDGFFNLTYVRNTGAAWGLFGGHNTSLTILSIVMLVIMILFRRSFLSDTWEHRVALGLMIGGIVGNLLDRFRLGWVTDFFDFYVKGWHWPAFNIADAAICVGVGIYVVSAFWVSHHPLNSRSEEALHPTSPP, from the coding sequence ATGCTGCCCCTGCTTATCGCGATCGCCGTAGCCGCAACCGACCAGTGGACCAAGGCATTAGTCCGAGCGACATTTGCGCTCGGCGAATCTCGGCCGGTTATCGACGGTTTTTTCAACCTTACCTATGTCCGAAATACGGGAGCGGCATGGGGACTGTTCGGCGGCCACAACACCTCCTTGACGATCCTCTCCATCGTGATGCTCGTGATCATGATCCTTTTCCGCAGGTCCTTCCTGAGCGACACATGGGAGCATCGCGTGGCACTCGGTTTGATGATAGGTGGCATCGTTGGAAATCTGTTGGATAGGTTTCGCCTTGGATGGGTGACCGATTTTTTTGATTTTTATGTGAAGGGATGGCACTGGCCCGCATTCAACATCGCCGATGCAGCCATTTGCGTGGGGGTCGGCATTTATGTCGTCTCCGCGTTCTGGGTCAGCCATCACCCGCTCAATAGTCGCTCGGAGGAGGCGCTGCATCCGACGTCCCCGCCATGA
- the miaA gene encoding tRNA (adenosine(37)-N6)-dimethylallyltransferase MiaA: protein MKAWVLGGPTASGKTAVAHLIAKEWNAVVLCADAMAVYRGLDIGTAKPDRTMRAAVSYFGIDLVDPCQTFSAGEFVRAARDAAEEASRQGRPLIVVGGSGLYISAVVLGLDASPSDPAKRAEWEILYRDGGVEKLQAALQALDPHAFESLSDPRNPRRLIRALERAASGQPSPRAWAVRGGLSPICVLRRNPVDLRARIWFRAREMVENGLIEEARRLRAEYPGLSATARHAIGYAEAYSVLDGQLSEEEAIQAIARRTWRLARRQMTWFRHQLPATWIDIHPEESPEAVADRVRRAWEEHGPVDLHV from the coding sequence ATGAAGGCGTGGGTGTTAGGAGGACCCACTGCCAGCGGGAAAACCGCGGTTGCTCACCTGATCGCGAAAGAATGGAACGCGGTGGTTTTATGCGCGGACGCGATGGCAGTCTACCGTGGGCTGGACATCGGCACGGCCAAGCCGGATCGCACCATGCGCGCCGCCGTTTCCTATTTTGGCATCGATCTGGTCGATCCGTGCCAGACCTTCAGCGCAGGAGAGTTCGTGCGCGCGGCGCGCGACGCTGCGGAAGAGGCCTCCAGACAGGGCCGTCCGCTGATTGTCGTCGGCGGGAGTGGGCTGTACATCTCGGCGGTGGTGCTGGGTTTGGACGCCTCGCCTTCGGATCCTGCGAAGCGAGCAGAATGGGAGATCCTCTATCGCGACGGCGGCGTCGAAAAACTGCAGGCAGCGCTGCAGGCGCTCGACCCCCATGCGTTCGAATCGCTTTCCGATCCCAGGAATCCGCGTCGGCTGATTCGCGCGCTCGAGCGAGCCGCTTCTGGCCAACCGTCCCCTCGGGCTTGGGCGGTACGCGGAGGTCTGTCCCCTATTTGCGTCCTCCGCCGGAATCCGGTAGATTTGCGAGCGAGGATTTGGTTTCGTGCCCGTGAAATGGTCGAAAACGGGTTGATTGAGGAGGCTCGTCGCCTGCGGGCGGAATACCCCGGTTTGTCGGCAACGGCTCGGCATGCCATTGGTTATGCTGAAGCGTATTCGGTGTTGGATGGGCAACTCAGCGAGGAAGAGGCCATCCAGGCAATCGCACGGCGAACATGGCGCTTGGCCCGCAGACAGATGACCTGGTTCCGCCATCAGCTTCCCGCCACATGGATTGACATCCACCCTGAAGAATCGCCAGAGGCGGTGGCGGATCGAGTGCGGCGCGCGTGGGAGGAACATGGTCCGGTCGATCTCCACGTTTGA
- a CDS encoding TraR/DksA C4-type zinc finger protein — protein MPVRPPPVPKGSAAKARPLTEKDIAMFKDMLLKLRDRVIDEISFLSRDNLNRSQRDSSGDLSSYSFHMADQGTDNFDREFAANLLSSEQDVLYEIDEALRRIEAGTYGICEATGQPIEYERLKVLPFARYCVAAQAEMEKGKPRYRPFRRSSIQTMETQS, from the coding sequence ATGCCGGTGCGCCCGCCGCCTGTTCCGAAGGGTTCTGCCGCCAAGGCGCGGCCGCTGACCGAGAAAGACATCGCGATGTTCAAGGATATGCTGCTCAAGCTGCGGGACCGCGTAATCGATGAAATTTCGTTCCTATCGCGGGATAATCTCAATCGTTCCCAGCGCGACTCCTCCGGCGACCTTTCCAGTTATAGTTTTCACATGGCTGATCAGGGGACGGACAATTTCGACCGCGAATTCGCCGCCAACTTGCTGAGCAGCGAGCAGGATGTTCTGTACGAGATTGACGAGGCCCTGCGCCGCATTGAAGCGGGAACCTACGGGATTTGCGAAGCTACTGGGCAACCGATTGAGTATGAGCGCCTGAAGGTGTTGCCGTTTGCGAGGTATTGCGTCGCGGCCCAAGCCGAGATGGAGAAGGGGAAACCGCGCTATCGGCCGTTCCGCCGCTCGAGCATTCAGACGATGGAAACCCAGTCGTAG